Genomic window (Ignavibacteriota bacterium):
CCGAACGCGGTGTAATTCGCATCGAGACGTGTGTTGTCCACAAGATTGATATAAAACTGGCTGGTGGCGGTATTTGGCCCGGAGGTCGCCATGCCGAGCGTCTTCTGCACGTTGCTGAACGGTGGAATCAATTCGTCTGGAATTGTCACACCCGACCCTCCTGATCCGGTGCCGGTCGGATCTCCGCCTTGTATCACGAACCCCTTCACAACGCGGTGGAAGATGATTCCATCATAGAACTTCGCCTTGACCAGGCCCAGGAAATTCGAGGTGGTAATCGGGCGCTTCGCCTCTTCCATGCTCGCAACAAAATTTCCCATCGTGGTGTAGAAGGTCACCTGGGTCTGCGCCTGGGCGATCACCGTGAAAAGTGAGAAGGAGAGCGAGAAAAGGAGTCGTGCTTTCATGACGGTCGCCGTGTTATTGATCCAGGTACATCACAAGGTAAACTTCGGCGTTGTCCTTTTCAACACGACTCCGGCCATCCCCGGCCTCGTCTCAGAGGGCGATCAGATACGCGTAACTGATTCCGAAGAAGAAAGGTCTGTCTGTGCCGCGAGAGGACAGTTCAGACGTTGGGTACGAGTCATCCCACGAAACGGAGCGTGTCACGGCAAAACGGGCATACAGTTCTATCATGGAGGGGTGGATACGGAAGATAAAGGAGACGAACACATGTATGGCGTCCACCCAATTCGAAGTGGACCAGCGCGCACGGGAGAGACCATGGTCTATAAGTGGATACGTGTCGGTGAGTGGTTTGACGATGGATATTCCCGCCGACAGCGCCGGGCCAAGTTCGGGGATGCGCCCTCGTTCGTTAAAATCGACAAACAGATTCATATCCAGCAGAAAAAATGGCTCGTTGGCGCGCGAACTGTTATACAGTGAGAAATCGGGAGACATCCCCGTGGACACACGCCAGTATGTGCCCAGCCCGGAGAGCAGAGGGATCCGTCCGACATACCCCACGGTAAGAAATGGACGCGGTGCCAACACGTCCGCATACGACGGTGCACCAAACGTCATCACTCCCGCCTGGAGCTGCAGCCAATACGCGGATTCATCGACGTCCGCGGTTGCCGTCTCTCGTACCTGCGCATGTAATTCTCCGGATAGAAGCAGGCAAGCAAGCAGGGCGAAGAGATACGTGACGATGCTGGGTGAGTTGGTGAACTTTGACGTCTTCATTGGCAAGCCCTCCCTCTGTCGGTGACGGGAATATGCGGAAAATCTCTTCTTCTTGCCGGATCGGTTTTCGGGGGAGAAGTCCGCCACCCGGTCCAGTCCTCCATAGTGAGGTAAATATGGAGTTGGTTCTTGTCGCACCGATATTGACAGGAAGGGGTCTAGACCACCTTGGAACTGCGGTTGCTTGAATATTAGGATATTAGTACGTTGCAAACAAAGTTAGATGTACGGGCTGAAAAGAAGTGGAGAAGAGCAGATGCGGATGAGAAGCTGCCATAGATCATGCCAGAAAAAGGTTGAATGAGAAAGTGAAGCCTACAGCTAAAATACGAGACACGATATTC
Coding sequences:
- a CDS encoding peptidylprolyl isomerase codes for the protein MKARLLFSLSFSLFTVIAQAQTQVTFYTTMGNFVASMEEAKRPITTSNFLGLVKAKFYDGIIFHRVVKGFVIQGGDPTGTGSGGSGVTIPDELIPPFSNVQKTLGMATSGPNTATSQFYINLVDNTRLDANYTAFGTVITNFSVVQAIGNVPVVNSRPVTPVVMDSVRITFAPTGVEHHVAASPDMHIFPNPVRSGSLVSVSSDTHYQATVSMVDQLGRVVYQTVKDISAGITTFTLDEARLDTFPAGIYNLSIAGKHAPLNRTFILLR